TCTCTCGCGCCCGGTGGTCACGCGCTACGTGGCCGAGCTCGAGCAATGGACCGGCGCGCGCCTCCTGCACCGCACGACGCGCCGGCTGAGCCTCACGGCGGCGGGCGAGGAACTGCTGCCGCGCTGCCGCCAGGTGCTCGAACTCGCGGGCGACATGCAGGAGGCCGTGCGGCAGCCGGCCGAAGCGCCGCGCGGCCAGTTGCGCATCACGGCCAGTACCTCGTTCGCGCAGGCGCAGCTGGCCGATGCGGTGGCCGAGTACGTGCGGCTCTATCCCGGCGTGGCGGTCGACCTGGTGCTGCTGGACCGGGCGGTGAACCTGGTGGACGAGCGCATCGACCTGGCGATCCGCGTGGCGGTCGAGATCGACCCCAACCTCATTGCGCGGCGGCTGACCGATTGCCGCTCGGTGGTGTGCGCGTCACCGGGCTACCTGAAGGAGCACGGGCAGCCGCTGCGCGTGGAGGAACTGGCCCAGCGCAACTGCCTCACGCACTCGTACTTCGGCCGCAGCCTCTGGAACTTCACGCGCAAGGAAGACGGCACGCCCGTTTCTGTGGCCGTCGGCGGCAACGTGTCGACCAACGATGCCGCGAGCCTGATGCATCTGGCGCGGGCCGGGGCCGGCATTGCGATGCTGCCGACCTACCTGACTGCCGGCTTGCTGCAGGCGGGTGAACTGGTGCGGCTCTTCCCGGAGTTCGAGCCGCAGGTCGTCGGCATGTACGCGGTGTACGCCTCGCGCAAGCACATGCCGGCCACGCTGCGCACGATGCTCGACTTCCTGGCCGGGCGATTCACCGAGGTGCCGGCATGGGATGCCTCGTCGCAGCCTCGCCGGGGTACGGCTGCGTGATCTCTCTCAATGACGGGTGCTGGCAGTGGCCGCATCGTTCATCAGCTTGTCGGTGTAGGCAATGGCCATGGCCGAGAACAAGAAGGCGATGTGGATCACGGTCTGCGCAATCAGCACGCGGTCGGTGTAGTTGTCCGCGTTGATGAAGGTCTTCAGCAGGTGGATCGAGCTGATGCCGATGATGGCGGTGGCCAGCTTCACCTTGAGCACCGAGGCGTTCACGTGGCTCAGCCATTCGGGCTGGTCACGGTGGCCTTCGAGGTCCATGCGGCTCACGAAGGTTTCGTAGCCGCCCACGATCACCATGATCAGCAGGTTGGAGATCATCACCACGTCGATCAGCGCCAGCACCACCAGCATGATCACCGTTTCGTTGAGCGTGCCCACCGGCGCCATGGTCTTGTAGCCGATGCTGGTGACCAGCGCCTGCAGCGCGTCCTTGCTGCCGAAGGCCGCTTCGACCAGGTGCAGCAGTTCGACCAGGAAGTGCACCACGTACACCGCCTGCGCCACGATCAGGCCCAGGTACAGCGGCAGCTGCAGCCAGCGGCTCGCGAAAATCAGCTTGGGCAGCGGCCGAAGCGGGGAAGCACGGGCTGGAACGGGCGTATTCGGGCGGTCGAAGGATTCGGGTGCGGACATGAAGAGGATGATTGGAAACGACCGACGATTCTAGAGGTGCCCCCGTGGCCGCTCCGTGATAACCCCGCGAACTAATATCGAACCGTCAGTGACCCGTAAGTGGGTCCGCCGACATTACGGCCGCACCTATCAAGGAGACAAGAAAATGAGCAGCAGCGCATCGAAGAACATCGAATCCGTCCTGGTCGAGAACCGCGTGTTCCCGCCCGACGCCCGCGCCACCGAAGGCGCCCGCCTTTCCGGCATGGCCGCCTACGAGGCCCTGTGCCAGGAAGCCGAACAGGACTTCGAGGGATTCTGGACCCGCCTGGCCAAGGGCAACCTGCAGTGGACCAAGCCCTTCACAAAGACGCTCGACGAGTCGAAGGCCCCGTTCTACGAATGGTTCGGCGATGGCGAGCTCAACGCCAGCGCCAACTGCCTCGACAAGCACATCGGCACCCCCGTCGAGCACAAGACCGCCATCGTCTTCGAGGCCGACGACGGCGCCGTCACCAAGGTCACGTACAAGGAGCTGCTCGCCCGTGTGAGCCAGTTCGCCAATGCGCTGAAGGCCGAGGGCATCCAGAAGGGCGACCGCGTCATCATCTACATGCCCATGACCGTCGAAGGCGTAGTCGCCATGCAGGCGTGCGCGCGCATCGGCGCCACGCACAGCGTGGTGTTCGGCGGCTTCTCGGCCAAGGCGCTGCAGGAGCGCATCATCGACGCCGGCGCGGTGGCCGTCATCACCGCCAACTACCAGCTGCGCGGCGGCAAGGAACTGCCGCTCAAGGCCATCGTCGACGACGGCATTGCGCTCGGCGGCTGCGAATCGATCAAGACCGTGTTCGTCTACGAGCGCACGCCCACCGCGTGGCAGCGCGTCGAGGGCCGCGACAAGAGCTTTGCCGAGGCGCTGGCAGGCCAGAGCACCGACTGCCCGCCCGTGCCGGTGAACGCCGAGCATCCGCTCTTCATCCTCTACACCTCGGGCTCCACCGGCAAGCCCAAGGGCGTGCAGCACGCCACCGGCGGCTACCTGCTGTGGGCCAAGCTCACCATGGACTGGACCTTCGACATCCGGCCCGAAGACGTGTTCTGGTGCACCGCCGACATCGGCTGGATCACCGGCCACACCTACGTCGCCTACGGCCCGCTCGCGGCCGGCGCCACGCAGGTGGTGTTCGAAGGCATTCCGACCTTCCCGCATGCGGGCCGCTTCTGGCAGATGATCGAGAAGCACAAGGTCAGCGTGTTCTACACCGCGCCCACCGCCATCCGCTCGCTCATTAAGGCGGCCGAGGGCGACGAGAAGGTGCATCCGAAGAACTGGAACCTCGACAGCCTGCGCATCCTCGGTTCGGTCGGCGAGCCCATCAATCCCGAGGCCTGGATGTGGTACCACCGCAATATCGGCCACGAGAAATGTCCGATTGTCGACACCTTCTGGCAGACCGAAACCGGTGGCCACGTGATCACGCCGCTGCCGGGCGCCACGCCGCTGGTGCCGGGCTCGTGCACCTTGCCGCTGCCGGGCATCATGGCCGCCATCGTCGACGAGACCGGCAAGGACCTGCCCAACGGCGCGGGCGGCATGCTGGTCATCAAACGGCCGTGGCCTTCGATGATCCGCACCATCTGGAACGACCCCGAGCGCTTCAAGAAAAGCTATTTCCCCGAGGAGATGGGCGGCACCATCTACCTGGCCGGCGACGGCGCGGTGCGCAGTGCCGACCGCGGCTACTTCCGCATCACGGGGCGCATCGACGACGTGCTCAACGTGTCGGGGCATCGCCTGGGCACGATGGAAATCGAATCGGCGCTGGTCTCCAAGACCGACCTCGTGGCCGAAGCCGCCGTGGTCGGGCGGCCCGACGACGTGACGGGCGAGGCGGTGTGCGCCTTCGTCGTGCTCAAGCGCTCACGCCCGACCGGCGAGGAGGCCAAGCAGATCGCCAACGAGCTGCGCGCCTGGGTGGCCAAGGAGATCGGACCGATCGCCAAGCCCAAGGACATCCGCTTCGGCGACAACCTGCCCAAGACGCGCAGCGGCAAGATCATGCGGCGCCTCTTGCGCAGCATCGCCAAGGGCGAGGCCATCACGCAGGACATCTCCACGCTGGAAAATCCGGCGATTCTGGAGCAGTTGTCACAGACGAATTGATTCGATCTGTAGGACATGGCCGTTAGTGGGGAGCAGGGGCCATTGCGGCCAGCAGCCTGAGGTAAAACCGGCGCAGTTGCCATGCACCTCGACGTGCATGGCGCAGTCCACTGTGTTCGATCTTTACGAAGGAGGCCCCCATGGGCGTGAGATCTGCTTTCCTTTTCGTCATCCTGCTGCTGATCGCGGCGCTTGCCGCACTCAACTGGGGAACGCTCTCGGCGCCGGTGCCGGTGTCGCTCGGCTTCATGACCGTGTCCGCCCCGCTGGGACTCATGATGCTGGGGCTGACGGTGGCCCTGGGCGTGTTCTTCCTGGTCTACGTGCTGTACCTGCACAGTTCGGTGCTGCTCGATGCCAAGCGCCACAACAGGGAAATGCAGGTGCAGCGCGACCTGGCCGACAAGGCCGAGGCCTCGCGCTTCACCGAGCTGCGCAATTTCCTCGAAGCGCAGGAAACCAAGCACATGGCGCAGAACGCCGATCGGCATGCCGCACTGCTGACGCGGCTCGGGCAGGTCGAGAGCGTGATCCGCCAGCGCTCGGAGCAGTCCGACAACACCGTGGCCGCGCACATCGGCCAGCTCGAAGACCGCATCGAGCGCAAGCCGCCCACGGACATCGATCCGCGGGTCTGATGAGCCTTATCAGCGCGCCAGCAGCACCCAGGCGGCCAGCTTCTTGGCGTCGGCTTCGCTGACCTGGGTGTTGGCCGGCATCGGCACCGGGCCCCAGACGCCCGAACCGCCCTTGATGATCTTCGCCGCCAGCATGTCGACGGCACCCGCGTTGCCCTTGTACTTGGCGGCCACGTCCTTGAAGGCGGGGCCGAGCACCTTGCGGTCCACCGCATGGCAGCTCATGCAGTTTTTCGACGTGGCCAGCGCCAGGTCGGCAAAGGCGGGTGCCGCCAGGCCGAGGCCGAGGACTGCGAAGGACAGGAGTCTTTTCATGGGGGCTTATTCGTAATGGCTGGGTTACATTCGATGCAACGCGATTGTAGGTAGCGCCGTGCACCGGCGTCCGGAAGCGTTGCCAACAAAACCCGGAGGGATTCGCGATGCTTTTTCTGCTGCTGGGCCTGCTTGCCGTGGGCCTCAAATACTTCGAGGTGGGCATGGTGGCCGGCTGGAGCTGGTGGATCGTGCTGTCGCCTTTTGCCATGGCCGTGGCATGGTGGGCATGGGCCGACTGGTCGGGCTACACCAAGCGCAAGGTCGTCGAACGCGAGGAAGCGCGCAAACAGGCGCGCATCGACCGCCAGCGCAGCAACATGGGCTTGCCGGCCAACAAGAGCCAGCGCCCGAAGCGCTGACCCGCGCGCAGGGTCAGCCCGGCTTCTTCAGAACTTGTCGAGCACCGCGCCCGAGCTTGCGCTGGAGGCGTTGAACGCGAACTTGGCCTGCACGCCGCGCGTGTAGCGCGGTGCCGGCGGCTTCCAGCCTTCGCGGCGCTTGGCCAGTTCGGCTTCGGGCACGTTGAGCTCGAGCACCAGCTTGTGCGCGTCGATGGTGATCGAGTCGCCTTCGTTCACGAACGCAATGGTGCCGCCCGCAGCCGCTTCAGGCGCGACGTGGCCCACCACCATGCCCCAGGTGCCGCCCGAGAAGCGGCCGTCGGTGATCAGGCCCACGCTTTCGCCCAGGCCGGCGCCGATCAGCGCGCCCGTGGGCGCCAGCATCTCGGGCATGCCCGGGCCGCCCTTGGGGCCAAGATAGCGCAGCACCATCACGTCGCCGGCCACGATCTTGCCGGCCAGGATGGCCTGCAGCGCCGACTGCTCGTCGTCGAACACGCGCGCCGGGCCGGTGATGACCGGGTTCTTCAGGCCGGTGATCTTGGCGACCGCGCCTTCGGGCGACAGGTTGCCCTTGAGGATGGCCAGGTGCCCTTCGGCGTACATGGGCTTGTCGATGGGGCGGATCACGTCCTGGTCGGCGCGCGGCACGTCGGGCACGTCCTTCAGCACTTCGGCGATGGTCTGGCCGCTGATGGTGATGCAGTCGCCATGCAAGAGGCCGGCGTTGAGCAGCACCTTCATCACCTGCGGAATGCCGCCGGCCTTGTGCAGGTCGACCGCGAGGTACTTGCCCGAGGGCTTCAGGTCGCACAGCACCGGCACCTTCTTGCGCATGCGCTCGAAGTCGTCGATGGTCCACTCCACTTCGGCCGCGTGCGCGATCGCCAGGAAGTGCAGCACCGCGTTGGTCGAACCGCCCGTGGCCATGATGACGGCCACGGCGTTCTCGATGGCCTTCTTGGTCACGATGTCGCGCGGCTTCAGGTCTTTCTTGATCGCCTCGATCAGCACCTTGGCCGATTCCTTGGCCGAGTTGGCCTTCTCGTCATGCGGGTTCGCCATGGTCGACGAGTAGGGCAGCGAGATGCCGAGCGCCTCGAACGCGCTCGACATGGTGTTGGCCGTGTACATGCCGCCGCAGGAGCCGGTGCCGGGAATGGCGCGCTTCTCGATCTCGTGCAGGTCCTCGTCGCTCATGTTGCCGGCGGCGTTCTGGCCCACGGCCTCGAACACGCTCACGATGTTGAGGTCCTGCCCCTTGTAGCGGCCCGGCAGGATGGTGCCGCCGTAGACATAGATGGCCGGCACGTTGGCGCGCAGCATGCCCATCAGGCCGCCGGGCATGTTCTTGTCGCAGCCGCCGACCACCAGCACGCCGTCCATCCACTGGCCGCCCACGCAGGTCTCGATGCAGTCCGAAATGACTTCGCGGCTCACCAGCGAATACTTCATGCCCTCGGTGCCCATGGCCATGCCGTCGGAGATGGTGGGGGTGCCGAACACCTGCGCGTTGCCGCCGGCTTCCTCGATGCCCGCGATGGCCGCGTCGGCCAGCTTCTGCAGGCCCGAGTTGCAGGGCGTGATGGTGCTGTGGCCGTTGGCCACGCCGACCATCGGCTTCTTGAAGTCGCTTTCCTCGTAGCCCATGGCGTAGAACATCGAGCGGTTGGGCGCGCGGCTCTTGCCTTCGACGATGTTGGCGCTGCGGCGGTTGATCTGGATTGGCTTGGTGTCCATGGTGTCTCTTGTGTCGTGGGGGAGATCGAGGGGAATTCCAAGTATCGGACTTCTCATTGATTCATTCCAATCCATTTTTATGCGCCGATTGATATGCTTGGCATATGAAAGATGCCTTGGTCGACCTGCGCGCCTGGCGCCAGTTCGTGGCCGTGGCCGAAGAGCTGCACTTCGGCCGCGCCGCATTGCGGCTGCACATGACCCAGCCGCCGGTGACGCAGGCCATTGCCCAGCTCGAAAAGACATTGGGCGTGGTGCTGTTCGACCGCACCCGCCGGCGCGTGGCGCTCACGCCCGCCGGCGAGGCGCTGCTGCCCGACGTGCGCGAACTGCTGGCGCGTGCCCAGGCGCTGCCGGCGCGGGCCCGCGCGGCGGCGGCCGGGCAGGTGGGGCGCGTGCGCATCGCCTTCGTCTCGACCGTCGGCTTCGAGCAGCTGCCGGCCTGGGTGCGCGAATTCCGCGTGCTCTGCCCGGAGGTGGCGCTCGAGCTGGTCGAAGCCACGGGCGACGTGCAGCTCGAGGCCTTTGCGCGCGGCGAGATCGACGCCGGCCTGATGCTCCATTCGCCGGGCGCCGCGCCGCCCGGGCTGGCGCGCCTGCTGGTGGAGGAAGAAGCGCTGGTGCTGGCCCTGCCGGCGCAGCACCGGCTCGCGCGCGCGCGGCCCGTGCCGCTGGCGGAGGCGCTGGCCGAACCGCTCGTGATCTTTCCGCGCCGCATCCTGCCGTCGCTGCACGATGCGGTCTTCGATCTCTACCACGCGGCGGGGCGCACGCCGCAGGTGGCGCAGGAGGCGATACAGATGCAGACCATCGTCAATCTGGTTTCCGGGGGCATCGGCGTGGCCTGGGTGCCGCACAGCGTGATGCAGTTCCGGCGCGCCGGGGTGGTCTATCGGCAGGCCGGCGAGTTCAAGGGCGTGGGCCGGCGCCGCGTGGCGCTTCCGGCCTGCGAAACCAGCCTCGTGTGGCCCGCGCAGGCGGCGCATCCGGCGCTGGCGCGCTTCGTGGAGTTCGTGCGGGAGCGCACGGGGCGGGCGCGGGCGAAGTAGTGGCCTTCCCCGGGGCACAATCTGCGCCATGCTCATGTATCCGCAGATCAATCCTGTCGCCCTGCAGCTCGGGCCCGTTGCCATTCACTGGTACGGCCTGACCTACCTGGCTGCGTTCGCGCTGTTCTATTTTCTCGGCACGCGCCGGCTGCACCACGAGCCGTACCGCTCGCTGGTCGGCCAAGGCGCCTGGCAGCGCAAGGACATCGAGGACATTCTCTTCCTGGGCGTGATGGGCGTGATCGTGGGCGGGCGGCTCGGCTACTGCCTGTTCTACAAGCCCGAGTTCTATCTCTCGCATCCGCTCGAAATCCTCTATGTGTGGCAGGGCGGCATGAGCTTCCACGGCGGCCTGCTGGGCGTGATCGGCGCGATGGTCTGGTTCGCGCATTCGCGCGCCCGGCCGTTCTGGCAGGTGATGGACTTCGTGTCGCCCTGCGTGCCCACGGGCCTGGCGGCGGGCCGCGTCGGCAACTTCATCAACGGCGAACTCTGGGGCCGCTTCAGCAGCCCCGACCTGCCCTGGGGCATGGTGTTTCCGCAGAGCGGCTCGATGCTGCCGCGCCATCCCTCGCAGGTCTACCAGTTCCTGCTCGAGGGGCTTCTTCTGTTCGCCATCATGTGGCTCTATGCGCGCAAGGAACGCAAGCAGGGGCAGGTGGCTGCGGTGTTCCTGATCGGCTACGGCGCGCTGCGCTTCATTGCCGAATATTTCCGCGAGCCTGACGACTTCCTGGGCCTGCGCGCGCTCAACCTGAGCCAGGGGCAGTGGCTCAGCGTGCCGATGGTGGTGTTTGGTATCGGCCTGTGGGTCTGGGCCGCGCAGCGCCGCCGGCCGGCGAGCGCCTGAGCGTCGGGTGCTCCGGGTAAGCCCGGCTGCGCAATTTGCGCGCGGCCCTTGCGCTGCACCCCATGCAGGCTCACAATTATGCGTAATTACAGGAAATTACGGGTAACGAACTCCCTTCGCCTCTCATGCGCCTGGTCCCCAACTCCCTGCACGACGAAGTCGCCGCCACACTGCGCGAGCAGATCTTCGCGGGCGCGCTGGTGCCGGGCAGTTTCCTGGACGAGGCCGCGCTGTGCGAGCGGCTGTCGATCTCGCGCACCCCCTTGCGCGAAGCGCTCAAGGTGCTGACCGCCGAGGGCCTGCTGCGCCATGAGCCGCGGCGCGGCTGCTTCGTGCGCGAGGTGACGGAGCGCGATCTCGACGAGATATTTCCCGTCATCGCGCTGCTCGAAGGCCGCTGCGCCTACGAGGCGGCCCGCAACGCGAGCGATGCGGAGCTGAACGAACTCGACGCGCTGCACGAACGGCTGGTGCGCCACGCCAAGGCCAAGCGCATCAACGACTACTACGCCACCAACCACCTGATCCACGAGGCCATCATCCAGCTGGCCGATAACAAGTGGCTGGCGCAGGTGATTGGCGATCTGCGCAAAATTCTCAAGCTGGCACGGCTTCAGCAATTGCATGCGCCGGGCCGGCTCGAGCAGAGCCTGTCGGAGCATCTGGCGGTGTTCGCGGCGCTCAAGGCGCGCGACAGCGAGGGCGCGGACGCGGCCATGCGCACGCACCTGACACGGCAGCGCGAGGCGCTGCGCGAAGTGGCGCGGCAACAGAAATCCCGGGTGATGTCATGAATGACGGCGTGAAGGAAGGCATCACCGCATTCCACAGCATTGGAGTTTGTCGATGAGTGCGACCGAATGGTTCCAGGCGCGGCTGCGCTCTGGTGAAAAGTCCGGCAACAAGGTGCCCGTGGCACCCGAGGGCGCGGCCCGCAGCGCGCCCAAGACCGCCGCGAAGCCCAGCGTGCGCTCGACCGCCGAGCGCATGCAGGCCACGCTGCGCAAGGCCGACGAAGCCTTGTCGCCGCGTGCCTTGCGCCGCGTGCTCGCGGCCTTGCAGGCCGTGATCGATCCGCGCGTGAGCGAGGTCGAGGGCGGGCGCCGGGCCCATGCCATTGCACGCGAATATGCCGCCGCCACGCCCGAGGAGCGGCGCGACTACTGGGCGCTGATGAGCGAGCATTTCGCCGCCGACCCGCACAAGCTCAAGTCCGCGCGCGACCAGCACCAGGCCGCCGTGGGAACAGCCGACGAAGGCCAGGCCGAGTTGAAGCTGCGGCGCGCGCTGGTGTCGCCGCGCATGCGCCTCTTGCAGCGTTTTGCGGTCGAGCCCGAGGGCATGCGCTTCCTGGTCGACCTGCGCGCCGAGCTGCTGCCTTTCCTGAAGTCCGACAAGCGGCTCATCGCACTCGATGCCGAACTGGAGCATCTGTTCTCCACCTGGTTCGACGTGGCGTTCCTCGAACTGCGCCGCATCGACTGGCATTCGCCGGCTTCATTGATCGAGAAGCTGATCCGCTACGAGGCCGTGCACGACATCAAGAGCTGGACCGACGTGAAGAACCGGCTCGACGACAGCGACCGCCGCTGCTACGGCTTCTTTCATCCGCGCCTGCCCAACGAGCCGCTGATCTTCGTCGAGGTGGCGCTGGTCGACCGCATCAGCGACGGCATCACGCCGCTGCTCGACGAAGCCGCCGTACCGATCCAGCCGGCCAAGGCCACCACCGCCGTCTTCTATTCGATCAGCAACACCCAGAACGGGCTGCGCGGCGTGAGCTTTGGCGATTCGCTCATCAAGCGCGTGGTCGAGACGCTGCAGGACGAACTGCCGCGCCTGAAGATCTTTGCCACGCTGTCGCCGATCCCGGGCTTTCGCACCTGGCTCGCCAGGAATGCCGCGGAGCTGCTGCCACGGCTGGACGAAAAGCGCGAGGCCGAGCTCGGCCGCCTTGTCGGTTCGCTGCCGCCGACCGCCGAGCGCCTGCTCGCCGCGGTGGATGCGCCCGCCACGCTCGATGCCAAGTCGCCGCTGCGCCAGTGGCTTTTGCAGGCCGCCGCCGAATACCTGGGCCACACGCTGATCGACGGCACGCCGGCCGATCCGGTGGCGCGCTTCCACCTGGGCAATGGCGCGCGCGTGGAGCGGCTCAACTGGGCCGGCGATCCGTCGCCCAAGGCGCAGAAGCAGTCGTACGGCCTGATGGTCAATTACCTCTACGATCTCAAGCGCCTCGACAAGCATCGCGCATGGCTCGCCGAGGGCAAGGTGGCGGTATCGGGGGATGTTGAAAGCCTGTTCTTCAAAAAAGGCTGAGTTCTGAAAAAAGAAGCCCGGCGCGCGATGCGCCGGCCCGCATGGTGCGGAATCCACAACGACAGGAGATGACAGATGACTCAGAGTTTTCAGCGACGCGACATACTGCGCCTGGCCGCAGCCGGTGCAGCCGTTCTGTGCAGCGGCGCAGGTGCGCAGGGGGGTAACTGGCCGACGCGGCCGGTCAACATGGTCGTGCCGTTTCCGGCCGGCGGCGGCACCGACGCCTTCGCGCGACCGCTCTCGGCCCAGTTCGCCAAGATCACCGGCCAGACGCTGGTCATCGACAACCGCGGCGGCGCCGGCGGCACCGTGGGCGCCAGCATTGCATCGAAGGCCCAGGCCGACGGCTACACGCTCTTCATGGGCGCGGTGCACCACGCCATTGCGCCATCGATCTATCCCAAGCTCGACTACGACCTCGAGAAAGACTTCGTGCCGCTGATGCTGCTGGCCAACGTGCCGCAGGTGGTGGTGGTCAATCCGCGCCGCGTCACGGCCAATACGCTGCAGGAACTCGTGGCCGCCGCCAAGCGCAATCCCGGCAAGCTCAACTACGGCTCGGCCGGCGCGGGCACCTCGCACCACCTGGCGGGCGAACTGTTCAAGCTGCAGACCGGTACTTTCATCACGCACATCCCGTACCGCGGCGCGGGGCCGGCGCTGTCCGACCTGATTGCCGGCAACGTCGACCTGATGTTCGACGGCCTCGGCTCTTCCGCCCAGCACATCAAGGGCGGGCGCATCAAGGCGCTGATGGTGGCCGGCAGCAAGCGCAACCCGGCGTTCCCCGACGTGCCCTGCGCGGCCGAGGTCGGCCTGCCCGACTACACGGTCACCACCTGGTACGGCCTGTGGGCGCCCAAGGGCACGCCGGCCGACGTGCAGGCGCGCATCGTCGACGACATGAAGAAGGCCCTTGCGACCGACGAGCTCAAGGCCATCTGGGCCCAGAACGGCTCCGAAATCCCGAGCCTCACCATGGCTTCGTACGGCGGCTTCGTGAGCTCCGAGATCAAGCGCTGGGCCGCGGTGGTGAAGGCCTCGGGCGCCAAGCTGGAGTAGCGCGCGGCCGCGAGCTTCCACGCCCAGAGAGCACACCGAATTTCCGACGTAGTACCTGCCCCGATGAAGACGAAAGCCAATCCCAACTTGTTCGCCGCCCTGCGCGCGGCCTTTCCCGCCGAGCTCGACGGCATTGCCGTGGAAACCGACAACGGGCTGTTCTATTCGTGGCGCGACCTCGATCGCGCCAGCGCAATGATCGCCAACCTGTTCGGCGCGCTGGGGCTGGAGGAGGGCGCCCGCATCGCGGTGCAGGTCGAGAAATCGGTCGAGGCGATGATTCTCTATCTCGCTACGCTGCGCGCAGGCTACGTGTTCCTGCCGCTCAACACCGCCTACCAAAGCGCCGAGATCGAATACTTCATCGGCAACGCCGAGCCGGCCGTGGTGGTGTGCACCAGCCGCAATGCCGCGTGGGTCGGGCCCATCGCCAGCGTGGCGGGCACCCGGCATGTGTTCACGCTGGACGACGACCGCACCGGCACGCTGCTGGAGCTGGCCGCGCAATGCAGCGACCGGCATGAGGTGGCGCGCAAGAATCCCGACGACCTGGCCGCCATCCTCTACACCAGCGGCACCACCGGCCGCAGCAAGGGCGCGATGCTCACGCATGGCAACCTGCTGTCGAACGCCGAAGTGCTCAGGGACTACTGGGGCTGGACAAAAGGCGACGTGCTGATCCACGCGCTGCCGATCTTCCATGTGCATGGCCTTTTCGTTGCGCTGCACGGCGCGCTGCTCAATGGCAGCAAGATGATCTGGCTCTCCCGGTTCGATCCGAAGCGCGTGGTCGAGAAGCTGCCCGAGGC
This genomic window from Variovorax paradoxus contains:
- a CDS encoding GntR family transcriptional regulator, which encodes MRLVPNSLHDEVAATLREQIFAGALVPGSFLDEAALCERLSISRTPLREALKVLTAEGLLRHEPRRGCFVREVTERDLDEIFPVIALLEGRCAYEAARNASDAELNELDALHERLVRHAKAKRINDYYATNHLIHEAIIQLADNKWLAQVIGDLRKILKLARLQQLHAPGRLEQSLSEHLAVFAALKARDSEGADAAMRTHLTRQREALREVARQQKSRVMS
- a CDS encoding malonyl-CoA decarboxylase, with the translated sequence MSATEWFQARLRSGEKSGNKVPVAPEGAARSAPKTAAKPSVRSTAERMQATLRKADEALSPRALRRVLAALQAVIDPRVSEVEGGRRAHAIAREYAAATPEERRDYWALMSEHFAADPHKLKSARDQHQAAVGTADEGQAELKLRRALVSPRMRLLQRFAVEPEGMRFLVDLRAELLPFLKSDKRLIALDAELEHLFSTWFDVAFLELRRIDWHSPASLIEKLIRYEAVHDIKSWTDVKNRLDDSDRRCYGFFHPRLPNEPLIFVEVALVDRISDGITPLLDEAAVPIQPAKATTAVFYSISNTQNGLRGVSFGDSLIKRVVETLQDELPRLKIFATLSPIPGFRTWLARNAAELLPRLDEKREAELGRLVGSLPPTAERLLAAVDAPATLDAKSPLRQWLLQAAAEYLGHTLIDGTPADPVARFHLGNGARVERLNWAGDPSPKAQKQSYGLMVNYLYDLKRLDKHRAWLAEGKVAVSGDVESLFFKKG
- a CDS encoding Bug family tripartite tricarboxylate transporter substrate binding protein, with amino-acid sequence MTQSFQRRDILRLAAAGAAVLCSGAGAQGGNWPTRPVNMVVPFPAGGGTDAFARPLSAQFAKITGQTLVIDNRGGAGGTVGASIASKAQADGYTLFMGAVHHAIAPSIYPKLDYDLEKDFVPLMLLANVPQVVVVNPRRVTANTLQELVAAAKRNPGKLNYGSAGAGTSHHLAGELFKLQTGTFITHIPYRGAGPALSDLIAGNVDLMFDGLGSSAQHIKGGRIKALMVAGSKRNPAFPDVPCAAEVGLPDYTVTTWYGLWAPKGTPADVQARIVDDMKKALATDELKAIWAQNGSEIPSLTMASYGGFVSSEIKRWAAVVKASGAKLE